A region from the bacterium genome encodes:
- the rplM gene encoding 50S ribosomal protein L13 — translation MRTYVPSPDEIPHGWWVADAAGIPLGRLASVVAAILRGKNKPQFTPFLDAGDFVVVVNADKVVLTGRKLDQKIYRRHSGYPGGLKEIPARTMLAERPERAVELAIKGMLPKNRLGRKMFTKLKVYSGAEHPHQAQQPKTLAVAELAGAR, via the coding sequence ATGAGGACGTACGTTCCTTCGCCGGATGAAATCCCGCACGGCTGGTGGGTGGCCGACGCGGCCGGCATTCCGCTCGGCCGGTTGGCTTCGGTCGTCGCGGCGATTCTGCGGGGCAAGAACAAGCCCCAGTTCACGCCGTTCCTCGATGCCGGCGACTTCGTGGTCGTCGTCAACGCGGACAAGGTCGTTCTGACCGGGCGCAAGCTCGACCAGAAGATCTACCGCCGCCACAGCGGCTACCCCGGCGGCCTCAAGGAGATCCCGGCCCGCACGATGCTCGCCGAGCGCCCCGAGCGCGCGGTTGAGCTGGCGATCAAGGGGATGCTCCCCAAGAACCGCCTGGGCCGGAAGATGTTCACCAAGCTGAAGGTTTACAGCGGCGCGGAACACCCGCATCAGGCCCAGCAGCCGAAGACGCTCGCCGTGGCCGAGTTGGCCGGCGCCCGCTGA
- the tsf gene encoding translation elongation factor Ts: MAVSASDVKKLRDMTGAGMMDCKEALTEANGDFEAAADLLRKKGLSKAAKKAGRETKEGLVVSLVRDDCRVGSLAEINCETDFVAKTDDFLGFVKSVAAQIDQKAPKDAAELLAQPWINDGSKKVQDALAELIGKLGENMGISRCARFEAPKGYVHSYIHPGARVGVLIEVEADKPEAYAKDEFKALAHDLAMQVAAAMARFVRREQVDAATIEKEKEIYREQLKDSGKPANVIEKIIEGKLNKFFEDVCLVDQLFIKDQDVKVREVVEKAGKAVGATIKVVRFARYGLGEAL; encoded by the coding sequence ATGGCGGTGAGCGCATCGGACGTCAAGAAGCTCCGCGACATGACCGGCGCGGGAATGATGGACTGCAAGGAAGCCCTGACCGAAGCCAACGGCGACTTCGAGGCCGCGGCGGACCTGCTGCGCAAGAAGGGGCTCTCCAAGGCGGCGAAGAAGGCCGGCCGCGAGACGAAGGAAGGGCTCGTCGTCTCCCTCGTGCGGGACGACTGCCGCGTCGGCTCCCTGGCCGAGATCAACTGCGAGACCGACTTCGTCGCCAAGACGGACGACTTCCTCGGCTTCGTGAAGAGCGTCGCGGCGCAGATCGACCAGAAGGCGCCGAAGGACGCGGCCGAGCTGCTCGCGCAGCCGTGGATCAACGACGGCTCGAAGAAGGTCCAGGACGCGCTGGCCGAGCTGATCGGCAAGCTGGGCGAGAACATGGGCATCTCGCGCTGCGCGCGCTTCGAGGCCCCGAAGGGCTACGTCCACAGCTACATCCACCCGGGCGCCCGGGTCGGCGTGCTGATCGAGGTCGAGGCCGACAAGCCGGAGGCCTACGCCAAGGACGAGTTCAAGGCGCTGGCCCACGACCTGGCGATGCAGGTCGCCGCGGCGATGGCGCGCTTCGTCCGCCGCGAGCAGGTGGACGCGGCGACGATCGAGAAGGAAAAGGAAATCTACCGCGAGCAGCTGAAGGACTCCGGGAAGCCGGCCAACGTGATCGAGAAGATCATCGAGGGCAAGCTGAACAAGTTCTTCGAGGACGTCTGCCTGGTGGACCAGCTGTTCATCAAGGACCAGGACGTCAAGGTGCGCGAGGTCGTCGAAAAGGCCGGCAAGGCGGTCGGCGCGACGATCAAGGTCGTGCGCTTCGCCCGCTACGGGCTCGGCGAGGCTCTCTGA
- a CDS encoding diguanylate cyclase translates to MRILIAEDEPISRKLLAAALKKMGHDVVGAENGRAAWETLQREDIRLVIADWEMPEMTGLELVRKLREEAADRYIYAILLTSRGLKQDIVLGLEAGADDYVTKPFDRDELMVRIKAGERVTRLEAELAERNEQLRRMALVDGLTGIANRRSFDEDFSRQREHAKRFSRAFSVVMIDIDHFKLYNDSLGHEAGDGALRAVAQLLAGALRVSDKVYRYGGEEFVCILPETDAQGAVVVAERLRGAIEGAKIPHAGNKPSGVVTISVGVASHGADSAAGDEELLSRADQALYVAKSGGRNRVAAWSAESPVRS, encoded by the coding sequence ATGCGCATCCTGATCGCCGAAGACGAACCGATCTCGCGCAAGCTGCTCGCCGCGGCCCTGAAGAAGATGGGCCACGACGTCGTCGGCGCGGAGAACGGACGGGCCGCCTGGGAAACGCTCCAGCGCGAGGACATCCGTCTCGTCATCGCCGACTGGGAAATGCCGGAGATGACCGGCCTCGAGCTCGTGCGCAAGCTGCGCGAGGAGGCCGCCGACCGGTACATCTACGCCATCCTCCTCACCTCCCGCGGCCTCAAGCAGGACATCGTCCTCGGCCTCGAGGCCGGCGCCGACGACTACGTCACCAAGCCGTTCGACCGCGACGAGCTGATGGTCCGGATCAAGGCCGGCGAGCGGGTGACGCGCCTCGAGGCGGAGCTGGCCGAGCGCAACGAGCAGCTGCGGCGCATGGCCCTCGTGGACGGCCTGACCGGGATCGCCAACCGCCGCTCGTTCGACGAGGACTTCTCGCGCCAGCGGGAGCACGCGAAGCGTTTCTCGCGCGCCTTCAGCGTGGTGATGATCGACATCGACCACTTCAAGCTCTACAACGACTCGCTGGGGCACGAGGCGGGGGACGGCGCGCTGCGCGCGGTGGCCCAGTTGCTCGCCGGCGCGCTGCGCGTGTCGGACAAGGTCTACCGCTACGGCGGCGAGGAGTTCGTCTGCATCCTGCCGGAGACCGACGCGCAGGGGGCGGTCGTCGTCGCCGAGCGACTGCGCGGGGCGATCGAGGGGGCGAAGATTCCCCACGCCGGGAACAAGCCGTCCGGCGTCGTCACGATCAGCGTCGGCGTCGCCTCCCACGGCGCGGACTCCGCGGCGGGGGACGAAGAGCTCCTTTCCCGGGCCGACCAAGCGTTGTACGTTGCGAAGAGCGGCGGCCGGAACCGGGTCGCGGCGTGGTCCGCGGAGAGCCCGGTCCGGTCCTGA
- the queF gene encoding preQ(1) synthase, protein MPSQPSRDLETVPNPAPERVYRVRMVAPEFTCVCPRTGQPDFATIVVEYAPGEKLIELKALKLYLWSWRDAGIFHEAVVNRILDDLSAAAAPRWISVAGFFKVRGGITTTVVAERGTRPEALPSFPAPPTAEEA, encoded by the coding sequence ATGCCGAGCCAACCGTCCCGCGATCTCGAAACCGTGCCGAATCCCGCCCCCGAACGGGTCTACCGCGTGCGGATGGTCGCGCCGGAGTTCACCTGCGTCTGCCCGCGGACCGGGCAGCCGGACTTCGCGACGATCGTCGTCGAGTACGCGCCGGGGGAGAAGCTGATCGAGCTGAAGGCGCTCAAGCTCTACCTCTGGTCGTGGCGCGACGCGGGGATCTTCCACGAGGCGGTCGTCAACCGGATCCTCGACGACCTCTCCGCGGCGGCGGCGCCGCGCTGGATCAGCGTCGCCGGGTTCTTCAAGGTGCGCGGCGGCATCACGACGACGGTGGTCGCCGAGCGCGGGACGCGCCCGGAGGCGCTCCCCTCGTTCCCCGCGCCGCCGACGGCGGAGGAGGCGTGA
- a CDS encoding DUF971 domain-containing protein produces MAAPKLRPTRIELFPNAEIGLLWEDGREDFLPARELRLACPCAECVDENSGRRTLRPESVPEGVRALSFAPVGAYGVRFVWSDGHDVGIYSYTLLRRIAE; encoded by the coding sequence ATGGCGGCGCCGAAGCTGCGGCCGACGCGGATCGAGCTCTTCCCGAACGCGGAGATCGGGCTCCTCTGGGAGGACGGCCGGGAGGACTTCCTGCCGGCGCGCGAACTCCGTCTGGCCTGTCCCTGCGCGGAATGCGTGGACGAGAACAGCGGCCGGCGGACGCTCCGCCCGGAGTCCGTTCCCGAGGGCGTGCGCGCGTTGTCGTTCGCGCCGGTCGGCGCCTACGGCGTCCGCTTCGTCTGGTCCGACGGGCACGACGTCGGGATCTACTCGTACACGTTGCTGCGCCGCATCGCCGAGTGA
- a CDS encoding helix-turn-helix domain-containing protein: MAQGNRRFGAYLRALRESRHWSLDHVEALTDQEGEPITRSLLSRLERGEAGVSAARLLTLARLYSLAGSELAERLDTDEELARIDFEAAAGLSSAELLQRGEEAIKNGDVKRALLLYEEAETHALRDGADGLSARTRARLGVARALGAAGRCRSARSLALEVLGAPLQPQERAFALFLFAKHSLELGHVPAMRFALLALKEVAKPWPTEVAAAAPWLEGEYLLAENRLKEAMEAFLAAVDAARAAFEPSSEALSLVRLATVCRLRSHPSEAFNWIERAKNVASQHALPRCAVKAETEEGRIHVVRRRPDLARQAWIRGRQIARNLGLNADLFEIFAELWRLARTEGKENDAKSALQNLRRLAPLFETLPRGSDDLAPMLFNEAPSRLTRRPTASAEGGRRPDRGPAVPAPAHSAMRRSNVYE; this comes from the coding sequence ATGGCCCAAGGCAATCGGCGTTTCGGCGCGTATCTGCGCGCGCTGAGGGAGTCGCGCCACTGGTCGCTCGATCACGTCGAGGCTCTGACGGACCAAGAGGGCGAGCCGATCACCCGCAGCCTGCTCTCCCGCCTCGAGCGCGGCGAGGCCGGCGTGTCCGCGGCGCGGCTGCTCACGCTGGCGCGTCTCTACAGCCTCGCCGGCAGCGAGCTCGCGGAACGGCTCGACACGGACGAGGAGCTGGCGCGGATCGACTTCGAGGCCGCGGCCGGCCTCTCCTCGGCGGAGCTGCTTCAGCGCGGCGAGGAGGCGATCAAGAACGGAGACGTCAAGCGGGCGCTCCTGCTCTACGAGGAGGCCGAAACGCACGCGCTGCGCGACGGCGCGGACGGCCTGAGCGCGCGCACCCGGGCGAGGCTCGGCGTCGCCCGCGCCCTCGGCGCCGCGGGCCGGTGCCGCTCCGCCCGCAGCCTCGCGCTCGAGGTCCTGGGCGCCCCGCTGCAGCCGCAGGAGCGCGCCTTCGCGCTGTTCCTCTTCGCCAAGCACTCGCTCGAGCTGGGGCACGTCCCGGCGATGCGGTTCGCGCTCCTCGCCCTCAAGGAGGTCGCGAAGCCTTGGCCGACGGAGGTCGCGGCGGCGGCGCCGTGGCTCGAAGGGGAGTACCTGCTGGCCGAGAACCGCCTCAAGGAAGCGATGGAGGCGTTTCTCGCCGCGGTCGACGCGGCGCGCGCCGCGTTCGAGCCGTCGTCCGAGGCGCTGTCGCTCGTGCGTCTGGCCACGGTCTGCCGCCTCCGCAGCCATCCGTCCGAGGCGTTCAACTGGATCGAGCGCGCCAAGAACGTGGCGAGCCAGCACGCGCTGCCGCGCTGCGCCGTGAAGGCGGAGACGGAAGAGGGGCGGATTCACGTCGTGCGGCGCCGTCCCGACCTGGCGCGCCAAGCCTGGATCCGGGGGCGCCAGATCGCCCGCAATCTGGGGTTGAACGCCGATCTGTTCGAGATCTTCGCCGAGTTGTGGCGTCTGGCGCGGACCGAGGGGAAGGAGAACGACGCCAAGTCCGCGCTGCAGAACCTGCGGCGTCTGGCGCCGCTCTTCGAAACGCTGCCGCGGGGAAGCGACGACTTGGCGCCGATGCTGTTCAACGAGGCGCCGTCCCGCCTGACGCGCCGGCCGACCGCGTCCGCGGAGGGCGGGCGGCGGCCGGACCGCGGCCCCGCCGTCCCCGCCCCGGCTCACTCGGCGATGCGGCGCAGCAACGTGTACGAGTAG
- a CDS encoding Hpt domain-containing protein translates to MAGSETPCPLDVADGLERAGGEMDFYKELLDLLLEDVPPRIVELRAAAAAADPVKVAGVAHAIKGAAANLAATPLREAALTLEMKGREGVAAGLEPMIERLDAELARLAEFVKTIC, encoded by the coding sequence ATGGCCGGATCGGAAACTCCGTGCCCGCTGGACGTCGCCGACGGACTGGAGCGCGCGGGCGGGGAGATGGACTTCTACAAGGAGCTGCTCGACCTGCTGCTCGAGGACGTCCCGCCGCGGATCGTGGAGCTTCGCGCCGCGGCGGCGGCCGCCGACCCGGTCAAGGTCGCCGGCGTCGCGCACGCCATCAAGGGCGCCGCGGCCAATCTCGCCGCCACGCCGCTGCGCGAGGCCGCGCTGACGCTCGAGATGAAGGGGCGCGAAGGCGTCGCCGCCGGACTCGAGCCGATGATCGAGCGGCTCGACGCCGAACTCGCGCGCCTCGCCGAATTCGTCAAGACTATTTGCTAG
- the pyrH gene encoding UMP kinase, whose product MDDLQPDLGAAPRWRRVLLKLSGEALMGAQSFGIDPEVLSSVAAEIREVHELGVQLGVVIGGGNIFRGVAAAARGGLDRVTGDHMGMLATVMNSLALQDSLEKIGVPTRALSALEMNQIAEPFVRRKAMRHMEKGRVVVLAAGTGNPYFTTDTAAALRAIELRAEVLLKATKVDGVYDRDPVLDPNAVRFETVTHQEVLERRLKVMDSTAISLCMDNRLPIVVFDLRRKGNIVRLLRGERIGTEVKE is encoded by the coding sequence GTGGACGATCTTCAGCCCGATCTCGGCGCGGCGCCGCGTTGGCGGCGCGTGCTGCTCAAGCTCAGCGGCGAGGCGCTGATGGGCGCCCAGTCGTTCGGGATCGATCCGGAAGTTCTGTCGTCGGTGGCCGCCGAGATCCGCGAGGTCCACGAGCTCGGCGTGCAGCTCGGCGTCGTCATCGGCGGCGGAAACATCTTCCGCGGCGTGGCCGCGGCCGCCCGCGGCGGGCTCGACCGGGTCACCGGCGACCACATGGGCATGCTGGCCACCGTGATGAACTCTCTGGCGCTGCAGGATTCGCTGGAGAAGATCGGCGTGCCGACCCGGGCGCTCTCCGCGCTGGAGATGAACCAGATCGCCGAGCCGTTCGTGCGCCGCAAGGCGATGCGCCACATGGAGAAGGGGCGCGTCGTCGTGCTTGCCGCGGGGACCGGAAACCCGTACTTCACCACCGACACCGCCGCGGCGCTGCGCGCGATCGAGCTCCGCGCCGAGGTGCTGCTCAAGGCGACCAAGGTGGACGGCGTCTACGACCGCGATCCGGTGCTGGACCCGAACGCCGTACGTTTCGAGACCGTGACCCATCAGGAGGTGCTGGAGCGCCGGCTCAAGGTGATGGACAGCACCGCCATTTCCCTCTGCATGGACAACCGCCTGCCGATCGTCGTCT
- a CDS encoding YtxH domain-containing protein, with translation MSEREGNTMTILGAFVLGGLVGAGIALLTAPRSGRETREEIGRWAGDAAEKARTKVKELYGSAREKLSRHGVPDTDQA, from the coding sequence ATGAGCGAACGTGAAGGCAACACGATGACCATTTTGGGCGCCTTCGTTTTGGGCGGCCTCGTCGGCGCGGGAATCGCGCTCCTCACCGCGCCCCGCTCCGGGCGCGAAACCCGCGAAGAGATCGGCCGCTGGGCGGGCGACGCCGCGGAGAAGGCGCGCACCAAGGTGAAGGAGCTTTACGGCTCGGCGCGCGAGAAGCTCTCCCGCCACGGCGTCCCCGACACCGACCAGGCCTGA
- the rpsB gene encoding 30S ribosomal protein S2 translates to METSTVQVSLRELLEAGAHFGHQKSRWHPAMKPYIFGLRGGVYIIDLQKTVVLFNEAVDFLRNLAAEGKTVLFVGTKRQAQEIIAREALRCEMHYIHQRWLGGLLTNWQTVKRSVEKMRSLDNLETDQRFAHLTKKERLSLAKDRSRLAKTLEGIKDLQRRPDALFIVDTGREHIAISEANKLGIPVIGLVDTNADPTVIDFPIPANDDAIRSIELFAQRAADAIIEGRNIWRSQRAERPERPERPARPERGDRGPRRRREEGERPAPPAEPEAGTPEGGEGN, encoded by the coding sequence GTGGAAACGAGCACGGTCCAGGTTTCTCTGCGCGAGCTTCTTGAAGCCGGCGCCCACTTCGGCCACCAGAAGTCGCGCTGGCACCCCGCGATGAAGCCCTACATCTTCGGGCTCCGCGGCGGCGTCTACATCATCGACCTGCAGAAGACGGTCGTCCTCTTCAACGAGGCGGTCGACTTCCTGCGCAACCTCGCCGCCGAGGGGAAGACGGTCCTCTTCGTCGGCACCAAGCGGCAGGCGCAGGAAATCATCGCCCGCGAGGCGCTGCGCTGCGAGATGCACTACATCCACCAGCGCTGGCTCGGCGGGCTGCTGACCAACTGGCAGACCGTCAAGCGGTCGGTGGAAAAGATGCGCAGCCTCGACAACCTCGAGACCGACCAGCGCTTCGCCCACCTGACGAAGAAGGAACGGCTCTCGCTGGCCAAGGACCGCTCCCGCCTGGCGAAGACGCTGGAAGGGATCAAGGACCTCCAGCGCCGGCCGGACGCCCTGTTCATCGTCGACACCGGCCGCGAGCACATCGCCATCTCCGAAGCCAACAAGCTCGGGATTCCGGTGATCGGGCTCGTCGACACCAACGCCGACCCGACCGTGATCGACTTCCCGATTCCGGCCAACGACGACGCGATCCGCTCGATCGAGCTGTTCGCGCAGCGCGCGGCGGACGCGATCATCGAGGGACGCAACATCTGGCGCTCGCAGCGCGCCGAACGTCCGGAGCGCCCCGAGCGCCCGGCGCGTCCGGAGCGCGGCGACCGCGGCCCGCGGCGCCGCCGCGAAGAAGGCGAGCGGCCCGCGCCGCCGGCGGAACCGGAAGCCGGTACGCCCGAGGGCGGCGAGGGGAACTGA
- the rpsI gene encoding 30S ribosomal protein S9, with translation METTQYYGTGRRKEAVARVFLRPGTGEFKVNGRAFEDYFPQPVLRMMIQKPLDVTENAGKFDVLANIAGGGLTGQAGAFRLGIARALLEADQANRSKLKVEGLLTRDAREVERKKYGQKGARARFQFSKR, from the coding sequence ATGGAGACGACCCAGTACTACGGCACGGGGCGGCGGAAGGAAGCCGTGGCGCGCGTTTTCCTGCGCCCGGGGACCGGCGAGTTCAAGGTCAATGGCCGCGCCTTCGAGGACTACTTCCCGCAGCCGGTGCTGCGGATGATGATCCAGAAGCCGCTCGACGTGACGGAGAACGCCGGCAAGTTCGACGTGCTCGCCAACATCGCCGGCGGCGGCCTCACGGGCCAGGCCGGCGCGTTCCGTCTCGGCATCGCGCGCGCCCTGCTCGAGGCCGACCAGGCGAACCGCTCCAAGCTGAAGGTCGAAGGTTTGCTCACCCGCGACGCCCGCGAGGTCGAGCGCAAGAAATACGGCCAGAAGGGCGCCCGCGCCCGCTTCCAGTTCTCGAAGCGGTGA